From the genome of Anoplopoma fimbria isolate UVic2021 breed Golden Eagle Sablefish chromosome 1, Afim_UVic_2022, whole genome shotgun sequence, one region includes:
- the lhx1a gene encoding LIM/homeobox protein Lhx1: protein MVHCAGCERPILDRFLLNVLDRAWHVKCVQCCECKCNLTEKCFSREGRLYCKNDFFRRFGTKCGGCSQGISPNDLVRRARSKVFHLNCFTCMMCNKQLSTGEELYIIDENKFVCKDDYLNNASVKDTNLLSVTACSDPSLSPDSQDQLQDDVVLKDTEIAALSDKETVNNENDDQNLGGKRRGPRTTIKAKQLETLKAAFAATPKPTRHIREQLAQETGLNMRVIQVWFQNRRSKERRMKQLSALGARRHAFFRSPRRMRTLVDRLEPGELIPNGPFSYYGDYQSEYYGPGGNYDFFPQGPPSSQAQTPVDLPFVPSSGPTGTPLGGMDHPLPGHHPSSEVQRFSDIMSHHPGDSPSPEPGIPGPLHGLSSEVFGPSPPFTSLSLNGSGYNNHLSHPPSEMNEGTVW from the exons ATGGTCCACTGCGCCGGCTGCGAGAGGCCTATTCTGGACCGCTTTCTGCTCAACGTGCTGGATAGAGCCTGGCACGTCAAGTGCGTCCAGTGCTGCGAGTGCAAATGTAATttgacagagaaatgtttttctcGAGAGGGGAGACTCTACTGCAAAAATGATTTCTTTAG ACGATTCGGCACGAAGTGTGGCGGCTGTTCGCAGGGCATCTCTCCAAACGACCTGGTCCGGAGGGCCCGGAGCAAAGTGTTTCACCTGAACTGCTTCACCTGCATGATGTGCAATAAGCAGCTCTCCACCGGCGAGGAGCTCTACATCATAGACGAGAACAAATTCGTTTGCAAAGACGATTACCTAAACAACGCCAGTGTAAAAGACACCAACCTTCTCTcag TAACGGCATGCAGTGACCCCAGTTTATCACCGGACTCCCAAGACCAGCTACAGGACGACGTGGTGCTAAAGGACACGGAGATAGCCGCCCTGTCCGACAAAGAAACGGTTAATAACGAGAACGACGACCAGAACCTCGGAGGGAAGCGGCGCGGCCCGCGGACCACCATCAAGGCCAAACAGCTTGAGACGTTGAAGGCGGCGTTCGCTGCCACCCCCAAACCCACCAGACACATCAGGGAGCAGCTGGCCCAGGAGACCGGCCTCAACATGAGGGTCATCCAG gTCTGGTTCCAGAACCGACGTTCCAAAGAGAGGCGCATGAAGCAGCTGAGCGCGCTGGGCGCCCGGAGGCACGCGTTTTTCCGGAGCCCAAGGCGGATGAGGACGCTGGTGGACCGGCTGGAGCCCGGGGAGCTGATCCCCAACGGGCCCTTCTCCTACTATGGAG ATTATCAAAGTGAGTACTACGGGCCAGGAGGGAACTATGACTTCTTCCCTCAGGGGCCTCCGTCGTCGCAGGCCCAGACCCCAGTCGATCTCCCATTCGTGCCCTCCTCCGGCCCCACGGGAACCCCCCTCGGAGGCATGGACCACCCCCTGCCGGGCCACCACCCATCCAGCGAGGTGCAGCGCTTCTCTGATATAATGTCCCACCACCCGGGGGACTCTCCCAGCCCAGAGCCTGGCATCCCAGGTCCCCTGCACGGCCTCTCCTCCGAGGTGTTTGGCCCTAGTCCGCCCTTTACCTCACTGTCGCTGAACGGCAGCGGATACAACAACCACCTGTCCCATCCGCCCTCGGAAATGAACGAGGGCACTGTGTGGTAG